Part of the Gilliamella sp. wkB7 genome is shown below.
TATTGAAGAAATGAATGCTCGCCATATTTTAATTAAAACAAATGTATTGGTAACAGACGAAATAGCTAAACAAAAATTAAATGATATTCGCAAATCAATAATCAGTGGTGCAATAAGTTTTGAAGCAGCTGCAAAGGCTAATTCAGAAGATCCTGGCTCAGCCGAAAATGGAGGAAATTTAGGTTGGAGTCGACCAGATGTCTATGACAGTGGATTTAGAAATGCTCTAGTTCGATTAAAAAAAGGGGAGATCAGCCAGCCAGTTAAATCATCTTTCGGTTGGCATTTGATTCAACTACTCGATACCAAACAAACTGATGGAACAAATGCAGTTAAACAAGATCGGGCTTACCGATTAATATTTAATCGTAAATTTAGTGAGGAAGCTCAAGTGTGGATTCAAGAATTAAAAGGCGATGCCTACATTAACATTACAGGTGAAGATAAGCATGAATAATCGTGTACACCAAGGGCATTTCGCCCGTAAACGATTCGGACAAAATTTTTTACATGATGACTATATTATTGAAAGCATTGTTGCAGCTATACAGCCTAAAGCAGATCAAGCTCTAGTAGAAATTGGTCCTGGACTAGCTGCATTAACTGTTCCAGTTAGTAAATACGTTGACCATTTGACGGTTGTAGAAATTGATAGAGATTTAGTTAGTAGATTGATTGATAATCCTCTATTAAATAATAAGCTGACCGTTATCGAACAAGATGCTCTGACATTTGACTTTAATGAATTAAATCAACAATTAGGTAAACCATTAAGAGTATTTGGTAACTTACCCTATAATATCTCTACGCCGTTGATGTTCCATTTATTTGAATATGCCAATATCATTACTGATATGCATTTTATGTTACAAAAAGAAGTAGTAACTCGACTTGTCGCGGCACCTAATAGTAAAGATTATGGTAGATTAAGTGTAATGGCACAATATTTTTGCCAAATTATTCCAGTATTAGAAGTACCTCCAACATCATTTAAACCAGCACCAAAAGTTGACTCTGCGGTTGTAAAGTTGATCCCATATAAAGAAAAACCTTATCAAGTAAATGATGTCAAAATACTTTCTCGTGTAACAACTGAAGCATTTAATCAACGCCGAAAAACGATTCGTAACAGTTTAGGCAATATGTTTACAGCCGAACAATTAGTTGAACTCAATATTGATCCAAATTTACGTGCTGAAAATATAACCGTTCAACAATATTGCCAGCTTGCAAACGCATGGAAATAATATTATGGCAAATTTACTCATTGGTGATATTCATGGTTGTTACGATGAATTTATGCGATTACTTGAAAAAGCAAAATTCACATCTTCAGATACTTTATGGTTAACAGGAGATCTTGTTGCCCGAGGACCTAAATCATTAGATGTTTTACGATTTGTGAAGCAACATAGCAAGAAAATTCGTATGGTTTTGGGTAATCATGATTTGCACTTATTATCAGTATATGCTGGTGTTACACTTGCTAAAAAGAAAGATAATCTAGATGAAATCATCAATGCTCCCGATTATGATGAACTTATGAACTGGCTACGTAAACAGCCATTGGTTCAAATTGATGAATCATTAAAATTAATCATGACCCATGCGGGTATTTCCCCACAATGGGATCTTGAATTACTGAAAAAATGCGCTCACGATCTAAATGTTATGCTATCTAGTGATTCATATCCCTTATTTTTAGATAAAATGTATGGTAACTTTCCTGATGAATGGTCATCAGAATTACAAGGATTAGATCGCCTACGGTATATTGCCAATGCACTTACACGTATGCGTTTTTGTTATGAAGATGGCCGGTTAGATTTTTATTTTAAAAAATTACCAGAACAAGCACCAATAAAACTTAAACCTTGGTTTTTATTACCAAGTAAAATACCCGCACAATATAGTATTGCTTTCGGGCATTGGGCTGCATTAAATGGTAAAGGTACACCAGAAAATGTTTATGCACTTGATACTGGATGTTGTTGGGGTGGAAAATTAACATGTTTACGATTTGAAGATAAAAAATATTTCAAAAAACGTAATATTGAAACGAAAAACTAACGTTATTATTAACAAGGACTTATTATTATGTCTGCATTATCTGTCATAAAATCTATTTGGAAAGTGATTAATGTAATAAGAGAAACGTTTCTTAATTTGATATTCTTAGTTATTATTTTGCTTATCTTTGGCGGTATTGGCTTAATAAATGAAGCTCAAAAACAAGATACAGTTCCTCAATATGGTTCATTGGTTTTGGATCTTGAAGGTGTTATTGTTGATAACACGAATTACAGTGATGAAATCTATGCTCTACAAAATAAAATTTATGGTAAAAAAATCAATACTTCCCGCGAAAATAGTTTGTTCATATTGACTCAAAAAATTGCCCAAGCAACCACCGATCCAAATATTAAAAGCATTATTTTAAAGTTAGATAATTTTGTTGGTGCCGATCTGAGCTCTTTACAATATGTGGGCAAGTATTTAACCAAATTTAAAGAAGCTAAAAAACCAATTTATGCCTTTGGAACAAGTTATAATCAAAGCCAATATTATTTAGCGAGTTATGCTAATAAAATCTATCTAACACCGCTTGGCTCAGTCAACGTATATGGATTAGCTGCTAACAACTTATACTATAAAACCCTACTTGATAATCTAAAAATTAATACACATGTTTTCAGAGTAGGAACATATAAGTCTGCCATTGAGCCATTTATCCGTGATAACATGTCGGAAGACGCGAGAAATAATACAACTCGTTGGTTAACTCATATGTGGGATAATTATCTTAATGATATCTCAACACAACGAAAAAAAGCCAATTCACAATTAGTACCTACACCTGAAACAATGCTATCAGAATTAAGAGCTGCTAATGGTAATATGGCTCAATATGCATTATCTAATGGCTTAGTTGATGTGATTACTTCAAGTCATCAATATGAATTAGAATTCACTGATCAACATGAAATTAGTATTTACGATTATCAACTCAAATCAGAAGATGAACAATTAGTTGGTGATAATAATAAGAGCAATACGCCACTAATCGCTGTTGTATTTGTCAATGGTACTATCACTAATGGTGAAAATAGTAATGATGTAGCAGGAAGTGAAGACATTGTTCAGCAACTAAAAGAAATTCGTAATAACCTAGATAAGCATAATATACAAGCCGTAGTGTTACGAGTAAATAGCCCTGGGGGTAGTGTTGATGCATCTGAAGCGATTCGTAGTGAATTAGAAGCTTTACGTAGTTATCAAATTCCTGTCGTTGTTTCTATGGGAGGAATGGCTGCATCAGGTGGATACTGGATCTCAACTGAATCTGATTATATTGTTGCAAGTCCAAATACAATTACAGGCTCTATTGGTATCTTCGGTATTATTTCAACATTCGAAAACTCTTTATCTCATATTGGTGTTTATAGTGATGGAGTAAGTACATCACCATTGGCAGGCAATAATTTTACTAAAAACTTGCCTGAAGAAACAAACCAATTAATTCAAATGAACATCAACAATGGCTACCAAACATTTATTTCGCTAGTAGCAAAAGCGCGAAAAATGACAACAGAACAAGTAGATAAAATTGGACAAGGTCAAGTCTGGTTAGGAGCAGAAGCAGACAAAATAGGGCTTATTGATAAATTAGGTGATTTTGATGATGCTGTTGAAATAGCTGCAACATTAGCAAATTTAACTGATTATAAAATTGACTGGCCAAAACCTGAAATAAATTGGTTTAATGCATTATATTCAGATATGATAGCTATGCTACCTCAATCAACAGCTGAGATATTATTTGAACATCTTCCCGAAGCAAAACAGCTAAAACAACATATTTCTTTATGGAATAATTTTAACGATACTCAAAATCGTTATATTTATTGCTTAAATTGTGCTGATGTTCGTTAATTCATATAACTATCCGCCATATTCATGGCGGATAGAACTTTCATTTGTTTCTATATTATTCCGTTCTAATATGTTAATGATTTTTTCTTTGACTGAAGAAATAACTCATATTTTTCATCGCTTCTTGAATATATTGGTAATTTGGTGCCTCGTTAACCTCACGATTATGTACATCCATATAACGACTAATACCAATTCTATTAACAAAATAGATATTATCTAGCGTTCTGACAGCATAAGAACTGTAGTTAGACATTAATAACCAATTACGATCAGTTATAGGTTTAAATAAATCATATCCAGTAGAATAATCCCTTATATCATTTTCAACATATAAATAATGCTTCATTAGAGATGGGACAACATCTTCATGGTTAGTTAATTTATTACTGTTATTTATCAAATCGCCTAAATCTTTCGCACCAACAATAATAAAAGGTACCTTAGTTTGCGCATCAGTATAATTGCCATTATGCCCCCAAAAACCTAGTTTATTATCATTCATTTCTTGACTATGATCACCTGTTATAATTAACAATGTATCATTTAAAGAGTCTGATTTAATAAGTTCATCATAAATATTTTGTAATAAATAATCATCATAATAGACACTTTGTTTGTAACGATTAAAAATTGGCAAAGGATCTGTATCATTGCTCAATGTCATATAGTTAAGATCACCAATAGGTTTGAATTTAACTGAGAAATCATCAGGGAAATCATACGCATGAGGTGCATCATAAAATAAAAAAGAAAATGTTGGCCTTGAAATATCTCGCGATTTATACCATTCTAACCAATCGTCAGTAATTTGTTTATCCCGTTTAGATGCTGAGCCATCTTTACTACTGATTCTTAAGTTTTCAATAGTAACAAAAGCAGTTCGATCAAATTCAGGTGCAGTAACTTTAGCGGATGTAAAAATACCAATATTATAGTTTTCTTTCTGTAAAGTTGTAATAAATAGAGACGGAATGCTACCACGTAAAAATGAATCCCAATAAGTACCTGGAATGCCATAAAAAAGACCAAAAATCCCCGTACGCGTTGCATTACCTGTCGAATAATGATTATTAAAGATCACTCCATTATTATTCTTAACAAACTGAAAAGTATTTGGGGAGATTTCATTACTAAAAGTATCATATCGCCATGAATCTAAAACAATAAACATTATATTTTTAAGTTTTTTGTTTTCTGGATTAATCACTAACGGATTTTTAGGATAATCTACAGTTGCATTAATGTTATCTTTATCATAAACAACTTTTCGCTTTCCTTCCTTATCAAAAATATTCATGATTTTTTTTGAAGTCAATGGACGATAAAGCGGAATATATTCTTTCACCACCATTATTGGAGAATAAGCATAATAAAAAGCAACCATATGTCCAAACTGGCTAATAAATAAAGAAGCAATTAATAACAGTGTGGATAATAAAATTGTCTTCGATTTACTATGAGGTTTAGATACTTTGAAATCAATAATATAGATAATAAAATATTCAACACAAAATGAAATGACAATAAGTACTAACATTAACAAATACGTTGTTATAGAAAAATCAACAACTTGACCTGATAATACCATTGATAAAACTGATTCATTAATATGGAATCGATATTGCTGAAAAACAATTGTATCAACATATAATATTATTTGAATAAAACTAAATAAAATAGCTAGAATGGCATGACATAAATATTTTCTTAACCACAGTGTTGGTATGCAGATTAAAAAAAACAATATATATAATGAAAAAAAATGTCCAAGTACAGCAAACACTGAAAATGTGCTACCAAGCCAAGAAAATGATACATCAGGAACCAAAAAGAAACGTACTGCAATAAAAGATGAAATTAAGATATTTATTAAAACAAAACAATATAATTTTTTCATAGTACTCACTATTGGACCATCCATTCACTTAACATCAAAAAAAATCTTACAGCATTTTATACTGAAACGTGGTGCTTTCCTGAAACTTTTTAACAAGTTAGCATTATCTAGATAAATACTAATAAAATATTAACAAAAAAGGGCTCTAATTGAGCCCTTTTTCTAGATTAAAACAATTATCGTCGATCGGCAAAAATTCTTAATAACATAATAAATAAATTGATGAAATCAAGATAAAGTTGTAATGCACCTAAAATAACATAACGTCTGAATATATTTTGATCGTCTTGAGGTAAACCATCACCTAATTCTTTCAATTTTTGAGTATCGTAAGCAGTTAATCCTGCAAAAACAAATACACCAATATAGGTAACAGCCCACATCAATGGTTCACTATGCATAAACATATTCACTAATGACGCAATGACTAATCCAATTAACCCCATAAATAAGAAACGACCAAAACTAGACAAATCTCGCTTAGTAGTATAGCCGTAAAAAGCCAAAGCCGCGAACATACCTGCAGTAATAAAAAACACACTTGCTATTGACGATGAAGTATAAACTAGAAAATAGATTGAAAAGGTACAACCATTTAAAACCGAATAAAGCATAAATAATGTCGTTGCGGCAGCGCCAGATAGACGATTAATCATACCAGAAATAACGAAAACTAATGCCAGTTCCGCTATTAACAATACCCACATACCTTTATATAATAATTGTATCAGTGCCATATTACTTGATGCAAACCAAGCAACTAAAGCTGTTAATAATAAACCAACAGTCATCCAGCCATATACATGACTCATATATGTTTGAACACGACTGCCAGCTTGTTCATTAATCAAACCATTCGGCGAAAAACTTGCCATTCCTTATATCTCCTAAAAATGCCATATAAACTATCATATTATATATTAAATAAGGATTAATTCCATTTTTTCAATGCATCTACATCTGTTTTTTTTGCTTCAACCCAGTTATCACCATCAATGGTTCGTTCTTTCTTCCAAAATGGTGCTTCATTTTTTAAGATATCCATAATAAATTCAGCCGCCGCAAATGAATCTGCAC
Proteins encoded:
- the sppA gene encoding signal peptide peptidase SppA, with amino-acid sequence MSALSVIKSIWKVINVIRETFLNLIFLVIILLIFGGIGLINEAQKQDTVPQYGSLVLDLEGVIVDNTNYSDEIYALQNKIYGKKINTSRENSLFILTQKIAQATTDPNIKSIILKLDNFVGADLSSLQYVGKYLTKFKEAKKPIYAFGTSYNQSQYYLASYANKIYLTPLGSVNVYGLAANNLYYKTLLDNLKINTHVFRVGTYKSAIEPFIRDNMSEDARNNTTRWLTHMWDNYLNDISTQRKKANSQLVPTPETMLSELRAANGNMAQYALSNGLVDVITSSHQYELEFTDQHEISIYDYQLKSEDEQLVGDNNKSNTPLIAVVFVNGTITNGENSNDVAGSEDIVQQLKEIRNNLDKHNIQAVVLRVNSPGGSVDASEAIRSELEALRSYQIPVVVSMGGMAASGGYWISTESDYIVASPNTITGSIGIFGIISTFENSLSHIGVYSDGVSTSPLAGNNFTKNLPEETNQLIQMNINNGYQTFISLVAKARKMTTEQVDKIGQGQVWLGAEADKIGLIDKLGDFDDAVEIAATLANLTDYKIDWPKPEINWFNALYSDMIAMLPQSTAEILFEHLPEAKQLKQHISLWNNFNDTQNRYIYCLNCADVR
- a CDS encoding Bax inhibitor-1/YccA family protein, translated to MASFSPNGLINEQAGSRVQTYMSHVYGWMTVGLLLTALVAWFASSNMALIQLLYKGMWVLLIAELALVFVISGMINRLSGAAATTLFMLYSVLNGCTFSIYFLVYTSSSIASVFFITAGMFAALAFYGYTTKRDLSSFGRFLFMGLIGLVIASLVNMFMHSEPLMWAVTYIGVFVFAGLTAYDTQKLKELGDGLPQDDQNIFRRYVILGALQLYLDFINLFIMLLRIFADRR
- a CDS encoding sulfatase-like hydrolase/transferase; protein product: MKKLYCFVLINILISSFIAVRFFLVPDVSFSWLGSTFSVFAVLGHFFSLYILFFLICIPTLWLRKYLCHAILAILFSFIQIILYVDTIVFQQYRFHINESVLSMVLSGQVVDFSITTYLLMLVLIVISFCVEYFIIYIIDFKVSKPHSKSKTILLSTLLLIASLFISQFGHMVAFYYAYSPIMVVKEYIPLYRPLTSKKIMNIFDKEGKRKVVYDKDNINATVDYPKNPLVINPENKKLKNIMFIVLDSWRYDTFSNEISPNTFQFVKNNNGVIFNNHYSTGNATRTGIFGLFYGIPGTYWDSFLRGSIPSLFITTLQKENYNIGIFTSAKVTAPEFDRTAFVTIENLRISSKDGSASKRDKQITDDWLEWYKSRDISRPTFSFLFYDAPHAYDFPDDFSVKFKPIGDLNYMTLSNDTDPLPIFNRYKQSVYYDDYLLQNIYDELIKSDSLNDTLLIITGDHSQEMNDNKLGFWGHNGNYTDAQTKVPFIIVGAKDLGDLINNSNKLTNHEDVVPSLMKHYLYVENDIRDYSTGYDLFKPITDRNWLLMSNYSSYAVRTLDNIYFVNRIGISRYMDVHNREVNEAPNYQYIQEAMKNMSYFFSQRKNH
- the rsmA gene encoding 16S rRNA (adenine(1518)-N(6)/adenine(1519)-N(6))-dimethyltransferase RsmA → MNNRVHQGHFARKRFGQNFLHDDYIIESIVAAIQPKADQALVEIGPGLAALTVPVSKYVDHLTVVEIDRDLVSRLIDNPLLNNKLTVIEQDALTFDFNELNQQLGKPLRVFGNLPYNISTPLMFHLFEYANIITDMHFMLQKEVVTRLVAAPNSKDYGRLSVMAQYFCQIIPVLEVPPTSFKPAPKVDSAVVKLIPYKEKPYQVNDVKILSRVTTEAFNQRRKTIRNSLGNMFTAEQLVELNIDPNLRAENITVQQYCQLANAWK
- the apaH gene encoding bis(5'-nucleosyl)-tetraphosphatase (symmetrical) ApaH, whose protein sequence is MANLLIGDIHGCYDEFMRLLEKAKFTSSDTLWLTGDLVARGPKSLDVLRFVKQHSKKIRMVLGNHDLHLLSVYAGVTLAKKKDNLDEIINAPDYDELMNWLRKQPLVQIDESLKLIMTHAGISPQWDLELLKKCAHDLNVMLSSDSYPLFLDKMYGNFPDEWSSELQGLDRLRYIANALTRMRFCYEDGRLDFYFKKLPEQAPIKLKPWFLLPSKIPAQYSIAFGHWAALNGKGTPENVYALDTGCCWGGKLTCLRFEDKKYFKKRNIETKN